In the bacterium genome, one interval contains:
- a CDS encoding uracil-DNA glycosylase, with amino-acid sequence MRALVKAVASAPARRGVFNPWVEVDREHDLGPASPGIRRRHLAGYLRPRAHRSRLVLIGEALGYQGGHFSGIAMTSERILLGHKSREGIPAAAVLPAPAPRRSSSPRFKPLGFSEPTGTIVWKQLLGLGLDPFAFVLWNAFPWHPFSPGRGMLSNRRPTAVELASGEPVLRRFLEIFPGAVVLAVGRVAEAVLRDLGVAAVSVRHPANGGAVTFRRQIGRLLSAEGT; translated from the coding sequence GTGAGGGCGCTGGTCAAGGCCGTCGCTTCCGCCCCCGCCCGGCGGGGGGTTTTCAACCCCTGGGTGGAAGTGGATCGCGAGCACGATCTCGGCCCCGCCTCCCCCGGAATCCGCCGCCGCCACCTGGCCGGGTACCTCCGTCCCCGCGCCCACCGCTCCCGGCTGGTCCTGATCGGGGAGGCCCTCGGCTACCAGGGAGGGCATTTCAGCGGCATCGCCATGACCTCCGAGCGGATTCTTCTCGGGCACAAGTCCCGGGAGGGGATTCCGGCGGCGGCGGTTTTGCCCGCGCCCGCGCCCCGGCGCAGCAGCAGTCCCCGGTTCAAGCCCCTGGGCTTCTCCGAGCCGACCGGAACCATCGTCTGGAAACAGCTGCTGGGCCTGGGCCTGGACCCGTTCGCCTTCGTCCTCTGGAACGCTTTTCCCTGGCACCCGTTCTCGCCCGGCCGGGGGATGCTCAGCAACCGGCGCCCCACCGCCGTGGAACTGGCGTCGGGGGAACCCGTTCTCCGCCGGTTCCTGGAGATCTTCCCCGGCGCCGTCGTCCTGGCGGTGGGGAGGGTGGCGGAGGCGGTGCTGCGGGACCTGGGTGTGGCCGCCGTGTCGGTTCGGCATCCGGCCAACGGGGGCGCCGTCACGTTCCGTCGGCAGATAGGGCGCCTGCTCTCCGCGGAGGGGACGTGA
- a CDS encoding histidine phosphatase family protein, producing the protein MKTRVLWARHGRIANNLTGIYSGRSADRLDPTGRRQAELLARRLALRPPDLIVTSPVARAVETAAAVAARCGLTAAAEDYWAEIDFGLWSGLDGGAIGRGWPREWEAWRAAPHETAVPGGEGLEDVRVRLRRGLARLRDEWRGKTVLIVAHDVTVRLAVLEALDLPTRSYRRFRADNASLTGIVCDPDPVRVEMVNDTGHLEELER; encoded by the coding sequence GTGAAAACCAGGGTTCTGTGGGCCCGGCACGGCCGGATCGCCAACAACCTCACGGGAATCTACAGCGGCCGCAGCGCCGACCGTCTCGATCCGACCGGGCGCCGTCAGGCCGAACTCCTGGCCCGGCGCCTGGCTCTGCGGCCACCGGACCTGATCGTGACCTCGCCGGTGGCCCGGGCGGTGGAGACCGCGGCGGCGGTCGCCGCCCGCTGCGGGCTGACGGCTGCGGCCGAGGATTACTGGGCCGAGATCGATTTCGGACTCTGGAGCGGCCTCGACGGCGGCGCCATCGGCCGGGGATGGCCCCGGGAGTGGGAGGCCTGGCGGGCGGCTCCCCACGAGACCGCCGTGCCCGGCGGCGAGGGCCTGGAGGACGTCCGCGTCCGGCTCCGCCGCGGCCTGGCCCGGCTCCGGGACGAGTGGCGGGGGAAAACGGTCCTGATCGTGGCCCACGACGTCACCGTCCGGCTGGCGGTTCTGGAGGCGTTGGATCTGCCCACCCGGAGCTACCGCCGGTTCCGGGCTGACAACGCTTCCCTTACGGGCATCGTCTGCGACCCGGATCCGGTCCGGGTCGAGATGGTCAACGACACCGGTCACCTGGAGGAACTGGAACGATGA